One window of the Manihot esculenta cultivar AM560-2 chromosome 14, M.esculenta_v8, whole genome shotgun sequence genome contains the following:
- the LOC110630900 gene encoding uncharacterized protein LOC110630900 yields MGLLFCMDMEEDSFPWTKLRNESFCILHRTRQHQCIQTQTVAAKRTTKKQQQHSIEMAAFTSHNPTNHPIIPLFIAFLLVFSSSFASVLSLQLMSDSSNLLPANQTFRPGKETWKLKRVNAYLKKINKPAVKTIQSPDGDVIDCVLSHLQPAFDHPELKGQKPLDPPERPKGNETAERMSKSYQLWAESGEYCPEGTVPIRRTTEKDVLRASSLRRFGRKLRRHVRRDSTGSGHEHAVVFVNGDQYYGAKASVNVWAPRVTDQYEFSLSQIWVISGSFGNDLNTIEAGWQVSPELYGDNYPRFFTYWTTDAYQATGCYNLLCSGFVQTNNKIAIGAAISPRSSYNGRQFDIGLMVWKDPKHGNWWLEFGSGLLVGYWPAFLFSHLRSHASMIQFGGEIVNSRSSGYHTSTQMGSGHFAEEGFGKASYFRNLQVVDWDNNLLPLTNLHLLADHPDCYDIRQGRNNIWGTYFYYGGPGRNVRCP; encoded by the exons ATGGGGCTTCTGTTTTGTATGGATATGGAGGAAGATTCATTTCCATGGACAAAACTTAGGAATGAATCATTTTGCATTCTTCACAGAACAAGACAACACCAATGTATACAAACACAAACTGTTGCAGCAAAACGAACAACAAAGAAACAACAGCAACATTCCATAGAAATGGCTGCTTTTACTTCTCATAATCCTACCAATCACCCAATCATACCTCTTTTTATTGCTTTCCTTCttgttttttcttcttcttttgcttctgtcTTGTCTCTGCAACTCATGTCAGATTCCAGTAATCTGCTTCCGGCAAACCAAACTTTCAGGCCAGGGAAAGAGACGTGGAAACTTAAAAGAGTCAATGCTTATCTTAAGAAGATCAACAAGCCTGCAGTCAAGACAATTCAA AGCCCTGATGGTGATGTAATAGACTGTGTTTTATCTCATCTTCAACCAGCATTTGACCATCCAGAGCTCAAAGGACAAAAACCATTG GATCCACCAGAGAGGCCAAAAGGCAATGAGACAGCAGAGAGAATGTCGAAGAGCTATCAGCTCTGGGCAGAATCAGGCGAGTATTGCCCAGAAGGAACTGTTCCAATCAGGAGAACTACAGAAAAGGATGTTCTAAGAGCAAGCTCCTTGAGAAGATTTGGCAGAAAATTGAGAAGGCATGTAAGAAGAGACTCAACAGGCAGTGGTCATGAG CATGCAGTTGTATTTGTTAATGGAGATCAATATTATGGAGCAAAAGCCAGTGTAAATGTGTGGGCTCCTCGTGTTACTGATCAGTACGAGTTCAGCTTGTCACAGATTTGGGTCATCTCTGGTTCCTTTGGCAATGACCTAAACACCATTGAAGCTGGTTGGCAG GTTAGTCCCGAGTTGTATGGAGACAACTATCCAAGATTCTTCACTTATTGGACA ACTGATGCATATCAAGCTACTGGATGCTACAACTTACTCTGTTCTGGGTTTGTCCAAACCAACAACAAGATCGCCATTGGAGCTGCAATATCTCCAAGATCCTCTTACAATGGTAGACAGTTTGATATTGGCCTAATGGTTTGGAAG GACCCAAAACATGGAAACTGGTGGCTGGAATTTGGGTCAGGACTACTAGTAGGATACTGGCCAGCATTCTTGTTCAGTCATTTGAGAAGCCATGCAAGTATGATACAGTTTGGAGGAGAGATAGTGAATTCTAGATCCTCAGGCTACCATACATCTACACAAATGGGTAGTGGTCATTTTGCAGAAGAAGGATTTGGAAAAGCATCATATTTCAGGAATTTACAAGTTGTTGATTGGGATAATAATTTGCTGCCTTTAACAAATCTCCATCTCTTGGCTGATCATCCAGACTGTTATGATATAAGGCAAGGGAGAAACAATATTTGGGGAACTTACTTTTATTATGGAGGTCCTGGGAGAAATGTGAGATGCCCATGA
- the LOC110630664 gene encoding motile sperm domain-containing protein 2 isoform X4, translating into MAFRSCQILGRPVIAPINLTKTPSRNCYFSVQNCSLSSSQSHKQLVSEVKDKLEKEHSSLPIGKNGRDDEDMILWFLKDRRFSVEEAVAKLTKAIKWRQEFGVSKLTEESVKSVAETGKAYVHDFLDVCNRPVLVVVPSKHLPDVHPPVENERLCVFLVEKALAKLPAGKEDILGVFDLRDFATENADLKYLTFVFNVFYYYYPRRLGEVRFCSMDTVRKEYFTEETVPANFRD; encoded by the exons ATGGCGTTTCGTAGTTGTCAGATTCTTGGCCGTCCAGTAATCGCTCCCATCAATTTGACTAAAACTCCCTCTCGAAACTGCTATTTCTCTGTTCAGAATTGCAGTTTAAGCTCTAGTCAGTCTCATAAG CAGCTAGTTTCAGAGGTTAAAGATAAGCTTGAGAAGGAGCATAGTAGTCTCCCAATAGGCaaaaatggaagagatgatGAAGACATGATCCTCTGGTTTCTAAAGGACCGGAGGTTTTCTGTTGAAGAAGCTGTTGCAAAACTAACCAAAGCCATT AAATGGCGTCAAGAATTTGGAGTGTCCAAATTGACTGAGGAGTCGGTGAAGAGTGTAGCCGAGACTGGAAAAGCCTATGTGCATGACTTTCTTGATGTCTGTAACAGACCAGTGCTTGTAGTGGTGCCATCCAAGCACCTTCCTGAT GTGCATCCTCCTGTTGAGAATGAGAGGTTGTGCGTTTTTCTAGTTGAGAAGGCATTGGCAAAGCTACCAGCTGGGAAAGAGGATATACTAGGGGTATTCGATCTCAGGGACTTTGCTACAGAAAATGCTGATCTCAAGTACTTGACCTTTGtg TTTAATGTATTTTACTACTATTATCCAAGGCGGTTAGGCGAG GTGAGGTTTTGCTCGATGGACACTGTAAGGAAAGAATATTTTACAGAGGAAACTGTGCCAGCAAACTTTAGAGATTAA
- the LOC110630664 gene encoding motile sperm domain-containing protein 2 isoform X3, with amino-acid sequence MAFRSCQILGRPVIAPINLTKTPSRNCYFSVQNCSLSSSQSHKQLVSEVKDKLEKEHSSLPIGKNGRDDEDMILWFLKDRRFSVEEAVAKLTKAIKWRQEFGVSKLTEESVKSVAETGKAYVHDFLDVCNRPVLVVVPSKHLPDVHPPVENERLCVFLVEKALAKLPAGKEDILGVFDLRDFATENADLKYLTFVFNVFYYYYPRRLGEVLFVDAPFVFKPIWQLVKPLLKSYTSLQKIKSKPVRVCSPR; translated from the exons ATGGCGTTTCGTAGTTGTCAGATTCTTGGCCGTCCAGTAATCGCTCCCATCAATTTGACTAAAACTCCCTCTCGAAACTGCTATTTCTCTGTTCAGAATTGCAGTTTAAGCTCTAGTCAGTCTCATAAG CAGCTAGTTTCAGAGGTTAAAGATAAGCTTGAGAAGGAGCATAGTAGTCTCCCAATAGGCaaaaatggaagagatgatGAAGACATGATCCTCTGGTTTCTAAAGGACCGGAGGTTTTCTGTTGAAGAAGCTGTTGCAAAACTAACCAAAGCCATT AAATGGCGTCAAGAATTTGGAGTGTCCAAATTGACTGAGGAGTCGGTGAAGAGTGTAGCCGAGACTGGAAAAGCCTATGTGCATGACTTTCTTGATGTCTGTAACAGACCAGTGCTTGTAGTGGTGCCATCCAAGCACCTTCCTGAT GTGCATCCTCCTGTTGAGAATGAGAGGTTGTGCGTTTTTCTAGTTGAGAAGGCATTGGCAAAGCTACCAGCTGGGAAAGAGGATATACTAGGGGTATTCGATCTCAGGGACTTTGCTACAGAAAATGCTGATCTCAAGTACTTGACCTTTGtg TTTAATGTATTTTACTACTATTATCCAAGGCGGTTAGGCGAGGTACTCTTTGTGGATGCTCCATTTGTATTTAAGCCAATTTGGCAGTTAGTCAAGCCCTTGTTAAAATCCTATACTTCTCTG CAGAAGATAAAGAGCAAGCCAGTAAGAGTATGCTCACCTAGATAA
- the LOC110630664 gene encoding motile sperm domain-containing protein 2 isoform X2: MAFRSCQILGRPVIAPINLTKTPSRNCYFSVQNCSLSSSQSHKLVSEVKDKLEKEHSSLPIGKNGRDDEDMILWFLKDRRFSVEEAVAKLTKAIKWRQEFGVSKLTEESVKSVAETGKAYVHDFLDVCNRPVLVVVPSKHLPDVHPPVENERLCVFLVEKALAKLPAGKEDILGVFDLRDFATENADLKYLTFVFNVFYYYYPRRLGEVLFVDAPFVFKPIWQLVKPLLKSYTSLVRFCSMDTVRKEYFTEETVPANFRD, translated from the exons ATGGCGTTTCGTAGTTGTCAGATTCTTGGCCGTCCAGTAATCGCTCCCATCAATTTGACTAAAACTCCCTCTCGAAACTGCTATTTCTCTGTTCAGAATTGCAGTTTAAGCTCTAGTCAGTCTCATAAG CTAGTTTCAGAGGTTAAAGATAAGCTTGAGAAGGAGCATAGTAGTCTCCCAATAGGCaaaaatggaagagatgatGAAGACATGATCCTCTGGTTTCTAAAGGACCGGAGGTTTTCTGTTGAAGAAGCTGTTGCAAAACTAACCAAAGCCATT AAATGGCGTCAAGAATTTGGAGTGTCCAAATTGACTGAGGAGTCGGTGAAGAGTGTAGCCGAGACTGGAAAAGCCTATGTGCATGACTTTCTTGATGTCTGTAACAGACCAGTGCTTGTAGTGGTGCCATCCAAGCACCTTCCTGAT GTGCATCCTCCTGTTGAGAATGAGAGGTTGTGCGTTTTTCTAGTTGAGAAGGCATTGGCAAAGCTACCAGCTGGGAAAGAGGATATACTAGGGGTATTCGATCTCAGGGACTTTGCTACAGAAAATGCTGATCTCAAGTACTTGACCTTTGtg TTTAATGTATTTTACTACTATTATCCAAGGCGGTTAGGCGAGGTACTCTTTGTGGATGCTCCATTTGTATTTAAGCCAATTTGGCAGTTAGTCAAGCCCTTGTTAAAATCCTATACTTCTCTG GTGAGGTTTTGCTCGATGGACACTGTAAGGAAAGAATATTTTACAGAGGAAACTGTGCCAGCAAACTTTAGAGATTAA
- the LOC110630664 gene encoding motile sperm domain-containing protein 2 isoform X6, with protein MAFRSCQILGRPVIAPINLTKTPSRNCYFSVQNCSLSSSQSHKQLVSEVKDKLEKEHSSLPIGKNGRDDEDMILWFLKDRRFSVEEAVAKLTKAIKWRQEFGVSKLTEESVKSVAETGKAYVHDFLDVCNRPVLVVVPSKHLPDVHPPVENERLCVFLVEKALAKLPAGKEDILGVFDLRDFATENADLKYLTFVFNVFYYYYPRRLGEKIKSKPVRVCSPR; from the exons ATGGCGTTTCGTAGTTGTCAGATTCTTGGCCGTCCAGTAATCGCTCCCATCAATTTGACTAAAACTCCCTCTCGAAACTGCTATTTCTCTGTTCAGAATTGCAGTTTAAGCTCTAGTCAGTCTCATAAG CAGCTAGTTTCAGAGGTTAAAGATAAGCTTGAGAAGGAGCATAGTAGTCTCCCAATAGGCaaaaatggaagagatgatGAAGACATGATCCTCTGGTTTCTAAAGGACCGGAGGTTTTCTGTTGAAGAAGCTGTTGCAAAACTAACCAAAGCCATT AAATGGCGTCAAGAATTTGGAGTGTCCAAATTGACTGAGGAGTCGGTGAAGAGTGTAGCCGAGACTGGAAAAGCCTATGTGCATGACTTTCTTGATGTCTGTAACAGACCAGTGCTTGTAGTGGTGCCATCCAAGCACCTTCCTGAT GTGCATCCTCCTGTTGAGAATGAGAGGTTGTGCGTTTTTCTAGTTGAGAAGGCATTGGCAAAGCTACCAGCTGGGAAAGAGGATATACTAGGGGTATTCGATCTCAGGGACTTTGCTACAGAAAATGCTGATCTCAAGTACTTGACCTTTGtg TTTAATGTATTTTACTACTATTATCCAAGGCGGTTAGGCGAG AAGATAAAGAGCAAGCCAGTAAGAGTATGCTCACCTAGATAA
- the LOC110630664 gene encoding motile sperm domain-containing protein 2 isoform X1, protein MAFRSCQILGRPVIAPINLTKTPSRNCYFSVQNCSLSSSQSHKQLVSEVKDKLEKEHSSLPIGKNGRDDEDMILWFLKDRRFSVEEAVAKLTKAIKWRQEFGVSKLTEESVKSVAETGKAYVHDFLDVCNRPVLVVVPSKHLPDVHPPVENERLCVFLVEKALAKLPAGKEDILGVFDLRDFATENADLKYLTFVFNVFYYYYPRRLGEVLFVDAPFVFKPIWQLVKPLLKSYTSLVRFCSMDTVRKEYFTEETVPANFRD, encoded by the exons ATGGCGTTTCGTAGTTGTCAGATTCTTGGCCGTCCAGTAATCGCTCCCATCAATTTGACTAAAACTCCCTCTCGAAACTGCTATTTCTCTGTTCAGAATTGCAGTTTAAGCTCTAGTCAGTCTCATAAG CAGCTAGTTTCAGAGGTTAAAGATAAGCTTGAGAAGGAGCATAGTAGTCTCCCAATAGGCaaaaatggaagagatgatGAAGACATGATCCTCTGGTTTCTAAAGGACCGGAGGTTTTCTGTTGAAGAAGCTGTTGCAAAACTAACCAAAGCCATT AAATGGCGTCAAGAATTTGGAGTGTCCAAATTGACTGAGGAGTCGGTGAAGAGTGTAGCCGAGACTGGAAAAGCCTATGTGCATGACTTTCTTGATGTCTGTAACAGACCAGTGCTTGTAGTGGTGCCATCCAAGCACCTTCCTGAT GTGCATCCTCCTGTTGAGAATGAGAGGTTGTGCGTTTTTCTAGTTGAGAAGGCATTGGCAAAGCTACCAGCTGGGAAAGAGGATATACTAGGGGTATTCGATCTCAGGGACTTTGCTACAGAAAATGCTGATCTCAAGTACTTGACCTTTGtg TTTAATGTATTTTACTACTATTATCCAAGGCGGTTAGGCGAGGTACTCTTTGTGGATGCTCCATTTGTATTTAAGCCAATTTGGCAGTTAGTCAAGCCCTTGTTAAAATCCTATACTTCTCTG GTGAGGTTTTGCTCGATGGACACTGTAAGGAAAGAATATTTTACAGAGGAAACTGTGCCAGCAAACTTTAGAGATTAA
- the LOC110630664 gene encoding motile sperm domain-containing protein 2 isoform X5: MAFRSCQILGRPVIAPINLTKTPSRNCYFSVQNCSLSSSQSHKQLVSEVKDKLEKEHSSLPIGKNGRDDEDMILWFLKDRRFSVEEAVAKLTKAIKWRQEFGVSKLTEESVKSVAETGKAYVHDFLDVCNRPVLVVVPSKHLPDVHPPVENERLCVFLVEKALAKLPAGKEDILGVFDLRDFATENADLKYLTFVFNVFYYYYPRRLGEQKIKSKPVRVCSPR, from the exons ATGGCGTTTCGTAGTTGTCAGATTCTTGGCCGTCCAGTAATCGCTCCCATCAATTTGACTAAAACTCCCTCTCGAAACTGCTATTTCTCTGTTCAGAATTGCAGTTTAAGCTCTAGTCAGTCTCATAAG CAGCTAGTTTCAGAGGTTAAAGATAAGCTTGAGAAGGAGCATAGTAGTCTCCCAATAGGCaaaaatggaagagatgatGAAGACATGATCCTCTGGTTTCTAAAGGACCGGAGGTTTTCTGTTGAAGAAGCTGTTGCAAAACTAACCAAAGCCATT AAATGGCGTCAAGAATTTGGAGTGTCCAAATTGACTGAGGAGTCGGTGAAGAGTGTAGCCGAGACTGGAAAAGCCTATGTGCATGACTTTCTTGATGTCTGTAACAGACCAGTGCTTGTAGTGGTGCCATCCAAGCACCTTCCTGAT GTGCATCCTCCTGTTGAGAATGAGAGGTTGTGCGTTTTTCTAGTTGAGAAGGCATTGGCAAAGCTACCAGCTGGGAAAGAGGATATACTAGGGGTATTCGATCTCAGGGACTTTGCTACAGAAAATGCTGATCTCAAGTACTTGACCTTTGtg TTTAATGTATTTTACTACTATTATCCAAGGCGGTTAGGCGAG CAGAAGATAAAGAGCAAGCCAGTAAGAGTATGCTCACCTAGATAA